A window of Desulfolucanica intricata genomic DNA:
TTGCGGGGATAGGATTTGAACCTATGACCTTCGGGTTATGAGCCCGACGAGCTACCAGCTGCTCCACCCCGCAATAAATATTATAGCATATGGTTATAGATATCGCAATTTTTAAACATAAATTTAATGCTTACAGGTGTTTATTTTTTCCTTAAATTTTAAAGAGGTGGTTTTATAAAAAGAGTCTCTAAAAGCTCTTTTTTTGTAATGCTTTTGTAATTTTTTTAGTTGACAAGTTAATAAAGGAAAATCTATATGGTGGGAGAATTAGAAAATATTAAAATAAATTTGAGGCGGTATTTATGACTGATTTTACTTTTATTCATGCTGCTGATTTACATTTAGACAGTCCTTTCCAAGGCATAAAAGAAGTCTCCGAGGAAGTGGCCCGTGAGTTGCGTGAGGCCACTTTTATGTCGTTAGAACGAATTATAGCTTTATGCCTGAGAGAAAAGGTGGATTTTTTAGTATTGGCCGGTGATCTTTTTGACCACAGTAACTATAGTCTAAGGGCCTGGCTTCGTCTTCGCGATCAGTTGGCCCGCCTGAGTGAACAAAAAATTGCTACTTTTGTGGCTTGGGGGAATCATGATCATGCAGCCGGGTCAAGAGTGGATATTTCCTGGCCGGATATGGTTTATTTTTTCCCCCCGGGAGAGGTGGCCGAGTTTCCGATCTTATCAGGGAGGCGGGAGATAGCAAGAGTTCACGGGATCAGTTATCCCAAGGCTCACGTAGCAGAGAACTATGCCAGTAAATTTGTCCGAAAAAGTTCTTTATTCCATTTAGGAGTTCTGCACTGTAATGTCGGGGAACAACCGGGCCATGGTAATTATGCTCCCTGTCGTTTAGAAGATTTAATTAATCGTGGTTTTGACTACTGGGCACTGGGCCATGTGCACACACGGGTAATCTTACACCGGGAACTTCCTACCATAGTCTATCCGGGTAACAGTCAGGGGCGAAATCCCCGTGAAACCGGAGAAAAGGGCTGCTACCTGGTTAGGGTTAAGTCGGGCCGGGTGGCTGCTCTGGAATTTAGGCCCGTAGATAGTATCCGCTGGTTAGTCGAAGATGTGAATATTTTGGAAATTTCTAACGAACAGGAATTGTTAAACAAGCTATATGATCACCTGGAATTGCTGCAGAGGGGAATGTGTGGTATACCCGTTTTGGTGCGAGTTTATCTAAGCGGACGGAGTAGGTTGCACCGCCGGTTATGTGACGGCACTTATCTTGAGGACTTATTGATGGAGCTAAGGGAATGGCTGGCTGATAAGAGACCTTTTATATGGCTTGAATCTATAAAGGTTCGTACTAAACCTGAAATACAGGTGGAGGAACTTCTGACTCAGGATAATTTACCCGGAGATTTTCTACGATTAGCACAGGAAGCCCAAGATAACCGAGAACTTTTTTTTATTTTAAAAGAAAGTTTAAGTCCTTTATTCAACCACAGGAGGTTGAGACAGTTTTTGCCGTCGTTTACCGATGAACAGTTAGAGGATTGGTTGGATGAGGCTGTATGGTTGG
This region includes:
- a CDS encoding metallophosphoesterase family protein, translating into MTDFTFIHAADLHLDSPFQGIKEVSEEVARELREATFMSLERIIALCLREKVDFLVLAGDLFDHSNYSLRAWLRLRDQLARLSEQKIATFVAWGNHDHAAGSRVDISWPDMVYFFPPGEVAEFPILSGRREIARVHGISYPKAHVAENYASKFVRKSSLFHLGVLHCNVGEQPGHGNYAPCRLEDLINRGFDYWALGHVHTRVILHRELPTIVYPGNSQGRNPRETGEKGCYLVRVKSGRVAALEFRPVDSIRWLVEDVNILEISNEQELLNKLYDHLELLQRGMCGIPVLVRVYLSGRSRLHRRLCDGTYLEDLLMELREWLADKRPFIWLESIKVRTKPEIQVEELLTQDNLPGDFLRLAQEAQDNRELFFILKESLSPLFNHRRLRQFLPSFTDEQLEDWLDEAVWLGLELLTKEEE